The genomic region AAAAGCAACGCAAAGAGCTTGCCCGTAAAGCTGAAGCTGATCGTATAGCTGAAGAAGAGCGTAAGCGTCAAGAGGAAGCGGCTAGACTGGCGGAGAAGAAAAAAGCCGAGGAGGCGGCCGCTAGAGCAGCAGCGGAAGAGGCGAAACAAAGAGCGGCTGATGAAGCACAAATGGTTCAATCCATCAGTGGGTTAATAAATGACAGAGTTGCTGCTGCATGGATTCGACCACCAAGTGCTCGAAATAATATGAAAACCCAGTTGCGCATTAATTTCTTACCAAATGGGGAGGTGATGAATGTTCAGGTTACAGCAAGTAGTGGCGATGCTTTGTTTGACCAAAGAGCAGTTGATGCTGTCTACAAGGTAAGAAAAATTGAAGAGTTATCGAAAGTCGACTCATATGTTTTTGAGCGAAACTTTCGTCAGGTAGATTTAATTTTTAACCCGCAAGATTTGAGAAACTAATAATGATTAAAAAATACTTGAGTGTTTTATTCACTTGCTTAATATTTGTAAGCTCAGCGAGAGCTCAATTAGTCATTGAAATAACCAGCGGTGCAGATCAGCTTTTGCCTATAGCTGTTGTTCCTTTTGGCTATGATGGTGTGGATGCGCTCCCTGAAGATGTTGCTCAAATTATAGAGGCAGATTTAGCTAGAAGTGGTTTATTTCAACCTATATCTCGCTCTAATATGCTAAGTATGCCATCAAAAGAATCTGATGTGTTTTATAGAGATTGGCGTCTTTTAAAGAGTGATTATGTAGTTATAGGTACTGTTAAAAAATTACCCAACAATCAATATCGGATTGGTTTTGAATTATTAAACGTTTTAAGTCAAAAACCAGTCCAAAAGCATAGTTCTATAGATGTTAGTTCAAGAAACTTTCGTGATGCTGCACATTATATAAGTGATAAAGTCTACGAATTATTGACGGGGACAAAAGGGGCATTTAGTACTAGAATATTGTACGTTACTGCCGAAGGAGATAAAAAAGCGCCTTTATTTAAATTGCAGGTTGCAGATGCAGATGGACATCGCCCTCAAGTGGTGGTTGAGTCAAAAGAACCTATATTGTCTCCATCATGGAGTATGGATGGACGAAAAATTGCCTATGTAATGTTTCGAAATCGACGTCCCAATATTTTCACTCAAGAATTAGCAACCGGAAAGCGTCAACAGATTGCGCGATTTAGAGGATTGAATGGTGCGCCTTCGTGGTCACCGGATGGAAAAAAATTAGCATTGGTACTTTCTAAAGATAATAACCCAGAAATTTATACTTTAGATATCGCGACACAGAAACTGGAGCGTATGACAAACCATTATGCAATTGATACCGAACCAAGCTGGGAGCCAGATGGTAAGGGAATTGTATTTACATCCGATCGAGGCGGTAATCCGCAAATATATCGATTAGATGTAAATAGTAAGCGTGTTGAGAGGGTAACCTTTGAAGGAGAACTGAATACCAGAGCAAGAATGACGCCCGATGGTCGTTATCTTGTCACCGTTCAAAAGAACGATGGTAATTATCATATTGCGCTCCAGGATATGAAAACAGGTCGTGTTCAAATCCTCACACAAACTTACTTAGATGAATCGCCAAGCATTGCGCCAAATGGTAGCATGGTGATATATGCCACAACCTATCAAGGAAAGGGTATCTTAGCCGTAGTATCCGTTGATGGACTTGTAAAATACAGGTTACCATCAGCAAGCGGAGATGTACGAGAACCATCTTGGTCCCCGTATTTCAAATAAAGACATTGAGGAGTGAATAATGAGTGTAACAAAACTAGGTAAGTTTGCTGTAATTGGTTTGTCTGCAGCTTGGATTGCGGGTTGTAGCACAACAGCAACAGATACTGATTCTTCAACTGTTGCTGAAGATGCCAATTCAACTGAACAAGCTGGTACAACTGAAAATTCTGATCAAGCATTTGGCGTAGGTCAAGACGATGCGATGACAAGCGTGATTGTTGAAGAAGATGTTGCGGCTAATGATGACAACGGCATGGATTCACTAGCTGGCGTAGAAACTGTATTTTACTTTGATTTTGACAAATCAATTGTACGTCCAGAATCTCGTGAAGCTCTAGCTAAACATGCTGAATATTTGGTATCGCATCCAGACGCGCGTGTAGTTCTAGAAGGCCATGCTGATGAGCGTGGTACTCGCGAATACAACATGGCTCTAGGTGAGCGACGTGCAAAGGCTATTAGCCGTTATTTGACCATTCAGGGTGTTGCTGCTTCTCAAATCGAAACGGTAAGCTTTGGTGAAGAAGTTCCTGTTGCCTTCGGTCATGACAGCAATGCTTGGCAGTTAAACCGTCGAGTTGAAGTTCGTTACGAATAATGATCTATAAAGATTTAAAAGTTCGCTCTTTTGCAATGGTGCTGTGTTTATCAGCACCATTTGCATTAGCTGAGGTTCCACAAGCGAGTGGCGGTCTTTCTCCAAGTGCTGCTGCCGATCTGCTTTTTCAATTGGAAACACTGCAACAGGAGGTTCAAAGCCTTCGTGGACAATTAGAAAATCAGGGTCATGAATTAAAGTTAATGAAAGAGAGTCAGCGGGATCGTTATATTGATCTTGATAAGCGCATTTCTATACTTATGTCTGCTTCAGCTAATGAGCCAAAGTACACATCTTCCCAAGTGCAAAGTGTAGAGTCATCCTCCCAAGTAGAGGCTACTAGAACAGTTCCCTCAACGAGTTCTTTGATTTCTTCACCGCTAGCACCTGTTAATCTTCAGCCACCAACAGCCCAGTCCCAGCAAGCTTATAATGATGCTTATAATTTAATCCCTCAAAGAAAGTTTGATGAGGCAGAAATTGCATTGGCTAAGTTTGTAAAGGATTATCCAAATAACACGCTAACTGGTAATGGTTATTATTGGTTGGGGGAGGTTAAATTGGTTCAAGGCAAATCTCAACAGGCTATAGATGCATTCTCTACAGTGATTAAGAGTTTTCCTGGTCATAGCAAAGAACAAGATTCTTTGTATAAGTTAGGCACTGTGACAGATCAACTTGGTGACAGTGCAAAAGCTAAGTCTTATTTGCAAGATGTAATTAGCCGTTTTCCCGATAGTAAAGCAGCTAAACTGGCGGCAGGGTATTTAAGTAAGATTAAATAGTTTGCAATTCTCAGCGGGCTCTGTAATATACGCAGCCCGTTGGGTCGTTAGCTCAGTTGGTAGAGCAGTTGACTTTTAATCAATTGGTCACTGGTTCGAATCCAGTACGACCCACCAAAAACACTCATTCCGCTCCCAGTTACTTAAGGGCTAATGATATGTCCGAACTTTCTAATAAAGCAGCACTTCGTGAAACCGTCCAAAAATATTTGTCTGAAGCTGAAAAAAGCCTTGAATTAAAGTCTGTTGACGACGCTCAAATTCGTGACGAAATTAAATCTTTGCTTAAGCAAAAAAATGCCGTTTTGGTTGCTCATTATTACACTGAAGATGCCATTCAAGAGCTTGCAGAAGAGACGGGCGGAATTATTGCCGACTCACTAGAAATGGCTCGTTTTGGCGCAAACCATGAAGCGAAGACATTAGTGGTTGCAGGCGTTAAATTCATGGGTGAAACAGCAAAAATACTTAGCCCTGAAAAAACAATCTTAATGCCAACATTAGAAGCAACTTGCTCACTTGATATTGGCTGCCCAATTGAAGAATTTTCTGCTTTTTGTGATCAGTATCCAGATCGGAAGGTCGTTGTGTATGCCAATACATCAGCCGCAGTGAAAGCCAGAGCGGATTGGGTTGTGACTTCTAGTATTGCCTTAGATGTTGTTAATCATCTTGTAGATCAGGGTGAGAAAATTATTTGGGCTCCAGATCAGCATCTAGGTGGTTATATTCAGCGAGAAACTGGCGCTGATATGATTCTTTGGGATGGAGCTTGCATTGTTCATGAAGAGTTTAAGGCCAAAGGTATTTTAGATTTAAAAGCTATCTATCCTGACGCCGCTGTACTGGTTCATCCAGAATCACCTGAGCCTGTGGTTGAGGTTGCTGATGTTGTTGGCTCAACATCGCAGCTGCTAAATGCCTCGAAAAATATGTCAAACGATACCTTTATTGTCGCTACCGACAGAGGTATTTTTTACAAGATGAAGCAGGCATCACCAAATAAACGTTTTATAGAAGCCCCAACAGCTGGCTCAGGTGCAAACTGCCGCAGTTGTGCGCATTGCCCTTGGATGGCGCTGAATAGTCTGGAGATGTTACGAAATTCGCTAAGAGATAGTACAGGCGAGATACACGTGACTGAAGAAACTAGAATCAAAGCTCTGATTCCATTGCAGCGAATGCTTGATTTTCAAGTGAAATAATTCATAGCTTTATTTAGTATTTAGGGAAGACTAATTATTTAGAGTCCCTAAATATTTCATTTCCAAATCCGAAAAAGCCAATTGCAATCGATCGTATTCAAGGTTTTTCTTGTTATATGCAACCCTAATTGTTTGAAAGTCCTTGCCTGTTACGGTATCCAAGAGCTTGTTTTTTAGCTCCGTTGTTGCTTGAACTAATTGTCGATTTTTTTCTCTTTCCTGCATCAGTGGTTTTGACTGAGCTGCCAAGTCAGGGTGAGTACTTTCTGCAATGGTATTTATTTCTTCTTTTAATTTGTTATTGGTGTTTTCTGCTGTGTCTAATTCTTGTGCTAAAAGAGTAACGCAGGTCTCCGACTCTTGTAGTAAGCGTTCAAGTACTCGAGCATCCTTATCTTGTTCAATAAGGTTATCTGATGACTGGTTTTCAAGTGCAGTGTTTAACTCATCACGAAAGGAGCCAAAGGTTTCTTTTTTGTTAGCGCTTAATGCTTGTAGATTGCCAATAGCCGTTTCATTACTCTGGTTGAGCTGTCTTTCCAACTCAGCTAGTTTGGTATCCTTCTGACTAATATCTTGCCTTAACGATGTAATTGATAAATTTGATGTTTCTAATTCTGCTTCTAGTTGCAAGATAAGTGTTTGTGACTCTTTGGACATCCGTTCCATTTTAGAAATGGCTACTTTTTGTGCTTCAATCGCTGCCTGTGAGTTGTTGCTGTTGTTAGCTTTATCAATTTCGTTTTTTAGTTGTTCAATGACCATTCTTTGGCGATCAGATAAGCTGCTTAAGCTTGATATCTGCTTGAAAGAAGCATTGCGACTCTGTTTATCTTGCTTTTGAGCTTTTGGTGCTTGCAGGTTAAATGAGGCAAAACTTCCTGTGTTCTCAGACTGTTTTTGCTCGAGCTTTTTGATCTTCTCTTGTAGAGCATTGATTTCTGTTTCTAGGCGCTGCTGTTCTGCTTGTTTAATGGCTAATCGATTGATACGTAATCTGGCTTGATCGATATTGTCTTGTAAGTCTTGATTGAGTAGAGATTGGTTTTTTGAAAGTGATTCTTTAGTAATCAGTATCTCTGATGCTTGATAAAATTCATCTTCCATCTCTTTTAGATTCTGATGCAGTTCATCAATATTGGTTGTTTGTAGTTTTGGGGCAGAGAGAGCATATAATAGACTGGATAGGAATCGATTTAAGATAGGTTTAGGCTTTTCATTCGCCTGATTTAGCAAAATGGCTCTTTCGGCTTTGAGTACCGTCCCCCAGATTTTTAATCTATTCACTTCATGCTGGTCTAATTTATTGGAGGTAATTGAAGCAGCGGCAAAATTGATCTGTAGGTCCATATAATGAGCGAGACCTTTATAGGTTTTAGTCTCCTCTAATTCTTCACTACTTAAAGGAGTGTCTAAAATCTCAGCAGATTCTTCTCCTTCCTTTGATGCCTGTTGTTTTTTTTTCGCAAGTGAATATATCATCCACAAGAAGGTAGCATTGGCCAACAAAAGAAATGTACTGAGTTCAAGCAGCGCCCAGATCAACCACTTTGACATAAAAACTCCTAGACCCTAAAGCAATAGATATGATATTCATTATCATTAAACTATAGCAAGCGATCATTTTAGCTTGCTGTTTTTCTTATGTTAGCGGAATTAAATATTTTATGAGTAAAGAATTTATAACATTTATGCGTAATCGTGTATCGCAACCAGCGCTCGACTTACCCGCACCGAGCGAAACAGAGTGGTGTTCTATTCTCGAAGCGGCTAGCCGAGCTGCAGATCATGGCAATCTTAAGCCTTGGCGTTTTTGTATTTTTGAAGGGGAAGGACGAGCAAAGCTTGGGCAGATTTATTGGCACCATGCCTTATCTGAAGTAGATTCTATGCCTGAAAGTAAAGAGGAAGCTTTTATTAAAAAGGCGTACCGAGCTCCCGCAGTCCTAATGGTGTACGCTCGAATCCAAGATCACCCTAAAGTACCAGCAATTGAACAAATAATGGCAGCCTCAGCAGCCGCTCAGCAGGTTTTACTTGGCCTAAACGCTCTTGGTTATGGCGCAATGTGGCGAAGCGGCCCAGCTTGCTTTACACAGAAAACAAAAGATCTCTTATCACTCAAACCAAATGAGCAAATTATTGGCCTCATCTATACAGGAACCCCCACAGAAAAACAGGATCTCATTCGAGAGGTAGAGCTTGAATCACATCTAACATGGGTAAGAGATTAATTTCTAAGGTTTAATTGCAAAAAAACTATTGCAATTAAACCTCTCCATCACTAATATACGCGCACAAATTACGCAGCGCGTATAAAAGTTTTGGTGAGCTGTCCGAGTGGCCGAAGGAGCACGCCTGGAAAGCGTGTATGTCGAAAGGCATCAAGAGTTCGAATCTCTTGCTCACCGCCATTATTTGAAAAAAAAGACATCGTATGATGTCTTTTTTTTCGCCTGCAGTTTATCGCTTCTATGGTATTTATTCCCAAGTGGCATCTTGTTCGGAAATTCAAGTACTTCTAGCTTTGAAAAACCTCGATACTTTACACAATTATTTATTTAGAAAAATTGTCGCTCCGTGAATTTTTCGACATTATTAATTGCAAAGACCGAGTTATAAACGTGGATATACAAAATGTACAAGAAATGAGTGTTATTTATACAGTTTTCACTTGTTACTTCTATCACGCTATCCCTCCATTTAATTTGATTTATTGTTCACTCCTCAATTTTCTCGTATTCTCTCAGTTTCAAATGTAAGTAACCTAATCCAAAGAAGATGGCATTCTGCATGGACGATCAAATCCTTACCTTGAAAGAGGTTGCTGCTTATTTGAAGTTGGCAGTGAAAGACTGGAGCCTAGGCGCTGCCACATTGTACTAAACAGGTTGTCGACTTGAATATCTGCGCGTGTTAGCAAATCTGTTGTTAAAAAAGAGGGGGTTGTGTCTGGGTTCATTTTATAGCCCTTGAGTGGTTTCGTGTTTTGTCTAGATAACAAGCATTATTATTCAGTTAGTTATGCTGAATTTGGCGTTCAACTTGAACGCAAAAACTTGAGTCTCTAATACAAATCTATTTGATCCCCTTACAGCAATCTAGCGTACCACATTAGCATGTTGATAAACTCGTTAGTTCGATGATGAAGAAGATGATGAAGACGTTAATAGCACAACATCGCGTCGCTCGGCGGTGCTTCTCTACAGGCCCCGTTTCAGCGGCTTATGAACTCAAGGTGGACGCGGGGGAGCTGCGACGAGATGACGCTCAAGTCGCTCTGGCGGCAAAATTCGATGCCCTGCACGAGACTCTTGCCTCTTTCCCACAAGTACCCGTACGCACCGACGATCCTAGTGAGAACAGCCGTACAAGCAGAAATCCACTTTTACTGTTACTGGCGCGATCCCTGGCATCCGCCCAGTCCTTTCTTCGAAAGAAGTTCCATTTGTGGTTTTTTGGTCCACCGCCGCGAGGCATGTACATTCATGGAACGGTCGGGGTCGGCAAGAGCTTTCTAATGGATCTCTTTTACGCGTCGGTTACTGTGCCTGATGATGATTCTTGCTGTAATAATGACAGCCACAAACACGCAAAGATTACCAAACGCCGCGTCCACTTTCATGAATTCATGCTAGACGTCCATCATCGAATCTTTGTCTACAAACAGAAGCGCCCACGAGGTGATTCGCTTCCCATCATTGCGCAACAATTGGCACAAGAAGCCCAACTCCTCTGTTTAGATGAATTTCAAGTGACAGACATCGCCGATGCCATGATTTTAAAGCGACTATTTTCACTATTACTTGATTGGAATGTCGTGGTGGTGGCCACCTCGAATAGATCCCCCGATGCCTTGTATGAGGGAGGCATTAACCGATCCCTTTTTTTGCCATTCATCGACATGTTGAAACACACGTCCGACATTATTTCCATGGAGGATTCCCGCAAGGATTATCGACTCGAAAATCGAGTGTGTGGTCAATCCTATTTTTGGTCAAACAAGGATGTTCATGGCGATAATAATATTAATAAAAACATACAGGCGCAGTTGGAAGAAATATTTGGTGGCACTGCATCCGGAACTGAGGCTGAGATCATTCCCATCCTATTTGGTCGCACTGTCCAGGTCGCCCGTTTGAATGACCGGTGCGCCTGGTTTGATTTTTCCGAGTTGTGCTACCAACCGCTCGGGGCGGCCGATTATATTTCCCTCTGCTGCCGATTTCCGGTCCTCATCATAGACCACGTTCCCCAACTGGATGCCAAGCACCTCGACGAAGCGCGACGATTCGTGACCCTCATTGACGCGTGTTATGAATCTCACACCCGCTTGGTGCTGGCGGCACAAGTCCCGCTCGACGAATTGTTTGTCGATTTTGAAGCGCAAGTCGAAAGCAGTGATGGAGATGAAGAATTGATTGTCAATGAGAAGGGGGGAAACTCGAGTTCTTTTGCGACGACCATGATTCGCACCAAAGATGGGAAATATTTTGAGTGGTCAGCGACGGGTCGAGTTGGTGTGTCACTAGCACAATTTTCAGCCGCAAATGATCTCGCCTTTTCCTTTCGACGAGCCGCATCTCGGTTGGAAGAAATGGGTGGAAAGGAATGGGGACGGCAATGACGAAAGGTATTTACCTTGCAAAAAAACACTAAAATGAGTGACACCTCATGTTTTTTCGCTCAAGTGAAAGAATTTTGGTGCGCTTTGAGCTCTTAATCGCAGCTTCCCTAACCAAAGTGGATTTGCTATGCCTCGTTTAAAGGGTATTCAGATACCAATTTTCCATCAGCAGTCTTCTTTTCTGTAGTAAATCCCCCTTTGATAAGCTGCCTCAGCCTGGCTGGTCTTTGAGTTTATGGGCTAGGGCATGCTCAATACTAACATCACCAACAGCATTGCGACCTTGCTCACCGCCATTATTTGAAAAAAAGACATCGCATGATGTCTTTTTTTTCGTCTGCAATTTATCGCTTCTATGGTATTTATTCCCAAGTCGCATCTTGTTCAGAAAGTCTGAAATGTATATCACGCCCGTCCGAACACAGTTGGACAACCTTAGATGGCGAGCCATCTTCATTTAATGATACCAAGCTTACTCCTGACGCGTTTAAGAGGCGCTTTCCATGAGCTGTAGTTTCTGGTTTATGGGGAATGACTTTCATGCTGCGCCGTCTAGTAAACCAATTTAGTGGTGATCTTGGTGAATAGAGCCAGCGATTTAAACGATCAAAAATATCCAGTAGCCGCTGAGGAAATTCGTTTTTAATGCCACTGCTGGTGATTTGCCATAAGTCTGATCCTTGTTTATTGCCGCGTAGCTGGATGTCGTAAACAAAAGAGTAATGAACATCCCCTGATAGAATAACAAAATTTTGTGGTGTTTTATTATGCCTAAACATATTCATTAGGGCATACGCAGAACCCGGATGTGCCATCCAATTTTCTGCATCCACCATCAGAGGTTGCCCAAACCAAGTAAACACTCTTTGAATGCTTTCAATTAGTTTGACTCCAAAAATAGGGGCGGGTGATACCAGAATAACGGCTTGTAAGCCTTTCAGCTGATGTTGTAGGTCGGTTAGCGCCTCCCAGTCCATTAGTCCTGACGGTTTTTCCAGTGATTTCTCAGAACGCCAACGATGAGTGCGGGTATCTAGTACAACAAGAGGTGGTGTTGTCTGCCAAGTATAGTTCCACTTAGAAAATCGGAATAGCTCGTGCAGTAATTCATCATGGTGTTTTTTGCCAGGGTGAATGAGCACCTTTTGAACTTCGTGAATCAATTCACTAGAAAAATGTTCGGGTGCATTCCCCCATCCTTGGCACATAAGATAACCGAGAAGGGCGTTGCCAATAATTCGAGCAGAAAAATCATGATTATAGGCTGTTTCCTCCCAAGCTGCGGTCAGGTTCCAGTCATCCGTAATATCATGATCATCAAAAATCATTGCCACGGGGAGATGGGCAAGTGCACGACGGACTTTAGGCAAACCTTTGGCAAAGTTTTCGATAATAGGAATTTGCTTTGTGAAAATTGCTGCATGCTCATCTGACAAGTCTGAGGGTGTAGATATACCTCCATTCTCAAATATCAAATCCCAGCCTTTAGGAGACCAAGCAAGGGCATACATGGCGAGTACTTCTGCCAATGAAATTAAATGATTTTGAGCTGTATCTGTTGTAAATACAGGCTTTCTTACACCTCCAAAAACCTGATCTATCACGCCTCGGCTCAGTTTATTTTCTGGTAGCAGGGTTTCTCGCGCGTAGTAGTAAGCGGTTTCTTTATGCAG from Marinomonas rhizomae harbors:
- the zapE gene encoding cell division protein ZapE, with the translated sequence MMKTLIAQHRVARRCFSTGPVSAAYELKVDAGELRRDDAQVALAAKFDALHETLASFPQVPVRTDDPSENSRTSRNPLLLLLARSLASAQSFLRKKFHLWFFGPPPRGMYIHGTVGVGKSFLMDLFYASVTVPDDDSCCNNDSHKHAKITKRRVHFHEFMLDVHHRIFVYKQKRPRGDSLPIIAQQLAQEAQLLCLDEFQVTDIADAMILKRLFSLLLDWNVVVVATSNRSPDALYEGGINRSLFLPFIDMLKHTSDIISMEDSRKDYRLENRVCGQSYFWSNKDVHGDNNINKNIQAQLEEIFGGTASGTEAEIIPILFGRTVQVARLNDRCAWFDFSELCYQPLGAADYISLCCRFPVLIIDHVPQLDAKHLDEARRFVTLIDACYESHTRLVLAAQVPLDELFVDFEAQVESSDGDEELIVNEKGGNSSSFATTMIRTKDGKYFEWSATGRVGVSLAQFSAANDLAFSFRRAASRLEEMGGKEWGRQ
- the ybgF gene encoding tol-pal system protein YbgF — protein: MIYKDLKVRSFAMVLCLSAPFALAEVPQASGGLSPSAAADLLFQLETLQQEVQSLRGQLENQGHELKLMKESQRDRYIDLDKRISILMSASANEPKYTSSQVQSVESSSQVEATRTVPSTSSLISSPLAPVNLQPPTAQSQQAYNDAYNLIPQRKFDEAEIALAKFVKDYPNNTLTGNGYYWLGEVKLVQGKSQQAIDAFSTVIKSFPGHSKEQDSLYKLGTVTDQLGDSAKAKSYLQDVISRFPDSKAAKLAAGYLSKIK
- a CDS encoding nitroreductase family protein, which encodes MSKEFITFMRNRVSQPALDLPAPSETEWCSILEAASRAADHGNLKPWRFCIFEGEGRAKLGQIYWHHALSEVDSMPESKEEAFIKKAYRAPAVLMVYARIQDHPKVPAIEQIMAASAAAQQVLLGLNALGYGAMWRSGPACFTQKTKDLLSLKPNEQIIGLIYTGTPTEKQDLIREVELESHLTWVRD
- the tolB gene encoding Tol-Pal system beta propeller repeat protein TolB — encoded protein: MIKKYLSVLFTCLIFVSSARAQLVIEITSGADQLLPIAVVPFGYDGVDALPEDVAQIIEADLARSGLFQPISRSNMLSMPSKESDVFYRDWRLLKSDYVVIGTVKKLPNNQYRIGFELLNVLSQKPVQKHSSIDVSSRNFRDAAHYISDKVYELLTGTKGAFSTRILYVTAEGDKKAPLFKLQVADADGHRPQVVVESKEPILSPSWSMDGRKIAYVMFRNRRPNIFTQELATGKRQQIARFRGLNGAPSWSPDGKKLALVLSKDNNPEIYTLDIATQKLERMTNHYAIDTEPSWEPDGKGIVFTSDRGGNPQIYRLDVNSKRVERVTFEGELNTRARMTPDGRYLVTVQKNDGNYHIALQDMKTGRVQILTQTYLDESPSIAPNGSMVIYATTYQGKGILAVVSVDGLVKYRLPSASGDVREPSWSPYFK
- the nadA gene encoding quinolinate synthase NadA, whose product is MSELSNKAALRETVQKYLSEAEKSLELKSVDDAQIRDEIKSLLKQKNAVLVAHYYTEDAIQELAEETGGIIADSLEMARFGANHEAKTLVVAGVKFMGETAKILSPEKTILMPTLEATCSLDIGCPIEEFSAFCDQYPDRKVVVYANTSAAVKARADWVVTSSIALDVVNHLVDQGEKIIWAPDQHLGGYIQRETGADMILWDGACIVHEEFKAKGILDLKAIYPDAAVLVHPESPEPVVEVADVVGSTSQLLNASKNMSNDTFIVATDRGIFYKMKQASPNKRFIEAPTAGSGANCRSCAHCPWMALNSLEMLRNSLRDSTGEIHVTEETRIKALIPLQRMLDFQVK
- a CDS encoding alkaline phosphatase D family protein; amino-acid sequence: MQVLAGPLLRRMTADRLTFWLMTTEAVTFDITLLQDNTVLSTLNTNQTAKYHTQLKAGTGLFIQLIDIKLDKALPTNQPIHYDLRLNGLDWTHWAEDLVYPNHPFPFFIIQPNIDKILHGSCRKPHHPSKDGLLRVDELLENTSPSDWPSILMMSGDQIYADDVAAPMLWAIHQLVPHLGMPDETLPCAEINSAHQLHKETAYYYARETLLPENKLSRGVIDQVFGGVRKPVFTTDTAQNHLISLAEVLAMYALAWSPKGWDLIFENGGISTPSDLSDEHAAIFTKQIPIIENFAKGLPKVRRALAHLPVAMIFDDHDITDDWNLTAAWEETAYNHDFSARIIGNALLGYLMCQGWGNAPEHFSSELIHEVQKVLIHPGKKHHDELLHELFRFSKWNYTWQTTPPLVVLDTRTHRWRSEKSLEKPSGLMDWEALTDLQHQLKGLQAVILVSPAPIFGVKLIESIQRVFTWFGQPLMVDAENWMAHPGSAYALMNMFRHNKTPQNFVILSGDVHYSFVYDIQLRGNKQGSDLWQITSSGIKNEFPQRLLDIFDRLNRWLYSPRSPLNWFTRRRSMKVIPHKPETTAHGKRLLNASGVSLVSLNEDGSPSKVVQLCSDGRDIHFRLSEQDATWE
- the pal gene encoding peptidoglycan-associated lipoprotein Pal, encoding MSVTKLGKFAVIGLSAAWIAGCSTTATDTDSSTVAEDANSTEQAGTTENSDQAFGVGQDDAMTSVIVEEDVAANDDNGMDSLAGVETVFYFDFDKSIVRPESREALAKHAEYLVSHPDARVVLEGHADERGTREYNMALGERRAKAISRYLTIQGVAASQIETVSFGEEVPVAFGHDSNAWQLNRRVEVRYE